From the Manihot esculenta cultivar AM560-2 chromosome 14, M.esculenta_v8, whole genome shotgun sequence genome, the window GCAAAGCGTGTGCTGGAACTCTCACTTGAGGAAGCCCGCCAGCTTGGTAGGAATCATTTTCTTTCCTTCCTCTTTTCTGGCATGGACTTCAGAACTAGGGTTTAACAtgttgcagaaactaggtgtttGGCAATTATCATATGTTGCCCCCTGGATTGTAGTGCTTGCCTTTAAGTTGAAAACCTTGTTTAATTTTGCTGTGTGTTTTTATACACTGAATTCAGTAAATGTAAATCTCAAAATGTGACACGGGCATTCTTGGCATGTATGGTTCACTATATCCAATTCATGTATGAATTTTCAGTACTTTGTGGATTTGTTCTAATTTTTGCATAAATCTTCATACAAATGCTTGCATTCtgtttatctttttctttttttttgaaagggTACAAATGCTTACTTTCaactcttttttatttatttttcaattttttttaaacgtGGTTATCTTATCTAATCCAATTTCCACAAACCTTTCAGGTCACAACTATATTGGATCTGAGCACTTGCTTCTCGGGCTGCTACGTGAAGGTGAAGGTGTAGCAGCTCGTGTTCTTGAGAATTTAGGTGCTGACACTAGCAACATCCGCACACAGGTAAGAAATGCATATTTGATTGTTGTAGAATCCTGTGATTGCCTTGGCAAATTGAaagttaattgaattaaaaatctTACCAATTCAATTAGGTCATTCGCATGGTGGGTGAAAGCACAGAAAATATTCCTGCTCCTGTTGGACCAGGAGGTGGCAGCAATAAGATGCCTACACTTGAAGAGTATGGGACTAATTTGACCAAGCTAGCAGAGGAGGTAAGTGAATGCTAATCTGTTTTGCTGACTACGTTACATTTTTGGAGTTGTTCTTAGTGGatttttttctcctttcagGGTAAACTGGATCCAGTTGTTGGAAGACAGCCACAAATAGAACGTGTCGTCCAAATCTTGGGTCGGCGAACTAAAAACAACCCCTGTCTTATTGGAGAACCGGGTGTTGGAAAAACAGCAATTGCAGAAGGTCTCGCTCAACGTATAGCAAGTGGTGATGTTCCTGAAACAATCGAGAGAAAGAAGGTGAGTGTTGGTTCAATCTCTTCAAATGATTCATCTGCAGATATTTTCGTTTCATTTTTTTGGAACTATAACTTGGTTATTGATAAAAATGGTTCTGGTGTAGGCCTTGGTGACCTTATTTGCTAAAATACTAGGTTTAATTTGTTGTGCTATTTTCTGATTGAAAATTTCATTGTGGAAATTggttattttgtttttctttcacatCTTCATTGTATAGAATGATTCTATATTTCAAATTACCTGCTTTTGTTACCCTACAGTTGAGATGACTGCTGGTTCTAGTATCCGCACGTGGCTGTCAGTTAGAAAAATGCTTGAGATGGGTACCTGATTGTATTGGACATTAGGGATTAAACTAAGTGTGACATgaattctcttttctctttgtGCATGTTCACGCACTGGCTTACTGCATGCATTCTCTATCTTTCCTACTCGTACagttctaataaaattttttgggAAATGTATTTTGTCCTTGTGGCAAAAAACTTATTAGCTATATATTTGTGGCTGTGTGTGTGCTTGTAATTGATTTATATGTATTTTGTGATGCAGGTCATTACCCTGGATATGGGTCTTCTTGTTGCTGGAACTAAGTACCGAGGAGAGTTTGAGGAAAGATTGAAGAAGCTAATGGAAGAAATCAAACAAAGTGATgaaataattctttttattgATGAAGTGCATACATTAATTGGAGCTGGAGCAGCAGAAGGTGCAATTGATGCAGCTAATATCTTGAAACCAGCGCTTGCGAGAGGTGAATTGCAGGTAACTTTAATATCTATGATTCCACGACTTGTTTTGGAAGGGGGGGGGGaataatttaactatttttaagCTGAAACTGTTTGGTTTTGTTGTAGTCTGTCCTATACTAGTATTTTTCTTctgcttttctctcttttttttttttttggaaacatTAACTGGTAGCTCATTTTCCCAGAAGTCAATGAGTAATTTTTGGACTTGAATATGATGATTTCTTATTTTCATGCCTGATCAATTTGGACCAGTCACAGATAACcacaaattatttttcttttacttcACTGAATTGTTTTCTTGTTTAACtacaagaaaagaaagtgatGTAACATTCTTCCTTCCAATTCTGTGGCCAAGTTGATGATCTGTTTGCAGTTGAAACCATGTccaaaaaatttcatatttttcttaACTTCTCCAGTGTATTGGAGCTACCACATTGGATGAATACAGAAAGCACATTGAGAAGGACCCTGCTTTGGAAAGACGATTCCAGCCGGTCAAAGTGCCTGAGCCATCTGTTGATGAAACAATTGAGATTCTGAAAGGGCTGCGAGAGCGATATGAGATCCACCACAAGCTCCGTTACACAGATGAAGCACTAGTATCCGCTGCACAGTTGTCATATCAATACATCAGGTATGTGATCCATGTAATACATCTATTTTGACACCTCATCTTTCTTCTGATTCTATGCGATAAGTCTTGTTGTTTCCACAGATAGTTAATAAGAGAgaagtaatagcttatgcttttGTGAACATAATagtatgtatatgttgatattgTTTGCACTCTTTTGCGATATCATGAAGCCTCGCAAAGGAACTCAGATAAAGGATTAAAATAATTTGGGAGAAATCAAAATATTTGAAATCGCCATTGTTTTTAGGGACATCATTATTCATATGTATTGGCATTCTCTTGGATTGCGATTGTTGCTCATACCCTTATGATTTCCTGGTAGTCACTGTTGTTGTTCTTATGATTCTTATATGAGCATGTAGAACAAATAATGAGTTTCTTGGAATCTATTTTTCTAGCATATATAGCGTTAGTTCCAAGTTTGCAGTTGTGATGCAGTCCAAGGAAAAGAAATGTGGAagttattttgatttatttctcaattttttaatttgtcatTTGTTGTTGGATTTatgaatgttatgtaatttCCTGTTTTAGGTAACCTGGGGTTTAATGTTATTTGGGAATAGGGATTCCCTTTTTAGTTTTTCTGTTCGTTCCTATTTGGTACGAATGTATATCTTCCAAATACATCATAATccttggtattttttttttctcatttcatcatcatttttttttcctttaatttctttttatattgtTCAAAATTATTCTTCCAGAAgttctcttcttttctcatttaatttatttgtttcttCAGTGATCGTTTTCTGCCTGATAAGGCAATTGACTTGATTGATGAAGCTGGTTCTCGGGTTCGCCTTCGTCATGCACAGGCATGAGCTTGTACTTCAGTTTTCCTGGAATCAccaatctttcttttttttttttttctgagttgCTCATTGTCCAATCTGTTTTGCAGGTTCCTGAGGAAGCTAGGGAGCTTGAGAAAGAGGTCAGGCAAATAACAAAGGAGAAGGATGAAGCTGTCCGTAGCCAAGACTTTGAAAAGGTAGTGTGTGCTTTGCTGCTTGCACCTTTTAGTTCTCGAGGAATCTGCCCATTTGTTTCTGTGGAGAAGAGTTAAGGTTTCCGACACATGCACCCACACCCTGAGTCCTCTCTGATCCACTTCCCTTTTTATCCATCTATGTAGCGGATATCTCCCATTCTATTCCATTGAATTACAATGCATAATCCTGAACAGGCTGGTGAATTACGGGATCGTGAAATGGACCTAAGGGCACAAATTGCAGCTATCGTGGAGAAAGGCAAGGAGATGAGTAAGGCTGAGACTGAGGCAGGGGATGTAGGTCCTATTGTCACTGAATCAGACATTCAGCACATTGTTTCTTCTTGGACCGGCATTCCTGTTGAGAAAGTTTCAACCGATGAATCTGATCGCCTCTTGAAGATGGAAGAGACCTTGCACAAGAGAGTCATCGGTCAGGATGAAGCTGTCAAAGCCATTAGCCGTGCTATTCGCCGAGCCCGTGTTGGACTCAAGAACCCCAATCGTCCAATTGCTAGCTTCATATTTTCTGGTCCAACTGGCGTAGGGAAGTCAGAACTGGCAAAAGCACTAGCTGCTTACTACTTTGGCTCTGAGGAAGCCATGATCCGCCTTGATATGAGTGAGTTCATGGAAAGGCACACCGTCTCCAAGCTCATAGGTTCACCCCCTGGTTATGTTGGTTACACCGAGGGAGGGCAGTTGACAGAGGCTGTTCGGCGTCGGCCTTACACTGTAATACTCTTTGATGAGATTGAGAAGGCCCATCCTGATGTCTTCAACATGATGCTTCAGATTCTTGAAGATGGAAGGTTGACAGACAGCAAGGGTAGAACAGTGGACTTCAAGAATACCCTTTTGATAATGACATCAAATGTTGGAAGCAGTGTTATCGAGAAGGGAGGAAGAAGGATAGGATTTGACCTTGATTATGATGAGAAGGATAGCAGTTACAATCGAATAAAGAGTCTGGTGACAGAGGAATTGAAGCAGTATTTCAGGCCAGAATTCTTAAATAGGTTGGATGAGATGATCGTGTTTCGGCAACTCACTAAGCTTGAGGTCAAGGAGATAGCTGATATAATGTTGAAGGAGGTATTTGACAGGCTGAAGGGCAAAGACATAGAACTTCAAGTGACAGAGAGATTTAGGGAGAGGGTGGTTGAAGAAGGATATAACCCAAGCTATGGGGCAAGGCCATTAAGAAGAGCCATAATGAGACTGCTGGAGGACAGCATGGCTGAGAAAATGCTTGCAGGAGATATCAAAGAGGGTGACTCGGTTATCGTAGATGTTGATTCTGATGGGAATGTTATTGTGCTCAATGGCAGCAGCGGATCTCCCGAGTCATTGCCAGATGTGTTGTCTATCGTGTAAGCCCAAAGCTCTGGCTCCCTTCTCGGAAACCTTTGCCCGTGTTTTGCCTGTACTGCATGGTTTAAACTTAAATTTGGCAATGTAGTTGTAGTCTGTTTAGGGAAATGGCCACTTGGCAGTGGAATTGAGCCGTTGATTAATCGCGGGCTGGGGTTTGAAGGCTGTAATCATATCAACCATGAATAGCATAAATAGTTAGGTTTGCAGATAAAGTGGAATCCTGGCATTTGGGTTGGCTCTTATAATAAACGGATATAGTCATGGGTGAGTCGTAATTTTCTTTTtcgtttttaaatttatttttttaattgtgtcGTGTAACGGAAAATTGTGATATCAACATGCAATGCAATACAGTGTTTATTCCTTTTCCTAGATGCGAGGGGCGTAAGATTTATTTTGACCATTAAAATGTAATCTAATAGTTTGTatagattttgaaattttttgggTTTAATAAGCtctttaaatattaaagtagattaattaatattttaaaaataaattaaaataaaatctctaaattttaatgttttagttTCTATACATATTAATTACAGTTTGTGATTAACATTATTTATTGATATCAGTTCaacttatattttttactatattttaacaaactaattaaaattatatcgtATTAAATCTTAGTAATGGTCCTATaatgaatgaaataattttttaaagaagtTTTTGAATCATTTAAACTGACTACAACTTATCAATTTCCTTAATTATAGGCTAAATGCTTATTATGATGTTGCAAGGATACATAAGGTAGTTGATGAGACTTTATACACAAAATTTATTCTGACTGAAGTAGAATTTCAAGCAAATTATAATGTAATTTTTTCAAGCTCCGTTTATCTcatacaaaatattattttttatcatttgaaatatttaaaaattttaattaataaaaatattaaaaaataattaaaaataatttttcatgcttttaatccttaatagaatttttatatataaatttcattttttaaaaaataaattatctttcaagattatatttaattcattttaataaattacctaaaaatatttattaaaaaatattttttaacaatattttttaatataaattatttttcataaataaatgaagacttaatttatttttaaaagttgaaaattttatttattctattttaaaatttaaaggatATTTATCTTTCaagattatatttaatttattttaaatattttttaataaaaatatttcttaattgTTTAAATATGTTCTTAATTATGCatacattaaataattaataaatatattatatggtAATATGACATAATATCAACGTATCGAAAATCAAAATCATTGAACCGAAACCACACGCTTCTATTCAACTGGAGGCGGAAGCTACCCAGCTGCTACCGACCAACAAAAGGCTCGTAGCATTTCAACGTCGCACTGCCTTAGGACAATTCTTTATGACAAGTGATGACGCAATGGCAAAAAGCATGTGAGATACGCCATCATCCGCATCCATTCCATTGTACAGTTGAGAAAGTGTTTCCATCAGAGAATAAGGTGTTTCTCATCTTCTTGATCTTGATCCTCTTGATGTTGAATAAAACAGAGGGTAGATTTTCCATTTGCCAGAACTCTGGGGCTTTAGAAACGTAATTTCTCATCGAATCCATCGCTTCAATATTCAAGGATTTGGATTTGCCTATTCCATAACTGAAGAAGACGGTGTAGGACTCGCACTCCCAACTCTAGTCCTTTTTAGAGCATCCAGAGCATTTTGTATCTCCATTCTCATGGCACTATCTACACTTCCTGAAGATAACCGCTTGTGAGATTTTTGCAAATGAAGCTTCAGCGAACTGCTGCTTAGACCAGCATTCCTCCCACAGATGGGACACACTTTCATTGTCGGCTTCCGCTGTTGCCACTCCATTGATACCTTCCCATGTAGTTTTCTGTCAAGATCCAATAAAATTCTTGAAATCCATCATTCGGCTGAGCTCGGCGATGCACTCGTCTGAGGGCATTCCATGCATCTAATAAAGTCAAGTTCCTGCATCAACCAGAAAATGCTCAGCGTGCAGAATATGTATAGGAGCAGCCAGAGTGGAAGTTGGACTTTCCGCCTGGCCACTTTATGTCTACCCAGCAAGTTTCTCTTACTTCTTAAGCGTCAAGTAAGCAAGAACCAATGTGGCACTTCTACTCTTGCCTTCAAAGCAATGGACTAGAACCCTCCTGCCTATTGATtctacatgatctataaaatcaGAGGCTTCTTCAAAGATAGAGCTGATATTTTGTATCTTCGTTGTCACATATCTGTTCAGGTAAGATGATTACTACTATCAGTAAACAATTCCAAACATAGACCAGAACCTGCTAAATGAGGACTTCAAAAATATCAATGATCATTAACACCATATCAAAATCGTTAACCACCATATCTCATGCAATTTTCCTGAAAGGATGAGGAAAATTAAGGACTAAACAGGGTAAAAAAAGACCAAAACCAGAAGCTTTTCCATAAAGTATCAACTATTGGAGGGAAGTGTGCAAATAGTTACAAATTTACAAAGAAAAAGACTATAAGTACTGCAATTAGTTATTGTAGCTCTTATGTCTATTGATTTCTTTGCTTGATTGTTGTTGATGACAAAAAGGAATCTAACGAAACCATGATCCAgggttaaaaacataaaataaagcaGCAACATTGCCCACTAAACTATAGACCTAGTGAAGTAattggaggaaaaaaaaatcactcacagaataattttgataatcaaACAGATCAGGGTACTGAGAATCTGACTGTCCAATTTCATTGGCACACAGACACATTATATGAGTAATTCCTACATGTTGTAAAGTGTAAGTGGATCTAGCAGCTAGTGCCCCACCAATGAACAAGCTATTTGTGATTAATGATGGTTTCTCTGTATTTGCAGCATCAGAGATCAATGATATTCTCTCAAGGATGTGTTCTAGTCTGACCTGCAAATCAATTTAAATGACATGGGGTTTAGACTCGGGAAAAATAAGAAGGGAAACAAGAGGACAGAAAAGACCATCTTTTGTGAGATTAATAAACTATATTGCACATAGAATTTAAAGAAGTCCTGCATCTGTGTAGATATGCACCTATTTGTTAAGTGGATATTTACCTTCAACTCATAAGCATCAACAACAGAGTTGTCATCGCTGCCCTCAAAATATCCTGTATTGAAATTGTTCTCTTGACAGAGTTTGATAGCATCATTTCCTAGCATTTCATTCCATTGCTCCAGTTCTTTATTTGATTCAGCATCGACCTGGCATAATGGTAACAGTTCAAACAATAAGACATAGGCTTGTAATAGAATGTTTAATTAAGGAAAAAGCAACTACTTGATTACTCTTTCTTTctatttctttgtttctttctttctttttcaaatagACTACAATTTTTGGTGGAATTTTGTATCTTGAATAAGAAGCAACTATATATACATAGACAAGTACTAGTTCCTCTAGCAGAGAACTGCTCCTCTGTTTGGGTCATGTTTGAAAGATCATGGAGTTACAGCTGTGCCACACAACATAACAAGACATAGCATGCAAGCAAGAAAACACACAGTATATTCTGTggaaaaatgaaatattttgttATGTATTATACCACAAGCATCCTTTCTTGCAAGCAGTTACTGGTCCATATTTAAACAAGTGGGAGATCAGTTGgagactgaaaaaaaaaatccatgcaTTACCTAGAAAAATCTCCAAATCAAGGGATATGAGACTTTCCAAACTAAAATCTGAAGCACTAGGAACTTGACTGCCAAAGTAAGAAGTTTCAAACGGAAACATTATGCCCTCGTTTGGTATgacttttttaagaaaaaaaattgaattctatcaatagaatttaattcatttctattcagaaaaaaattcatttgtttttaaattgatttaaatataatagaattcaattgtactattttatattagacaaattaataataaattcaaattcatttaattttcatcattcttattatttttaaactaaatataaatatttattcttataaacAACAATTATTTTTAACACATCCATTGAAAAATCATTATCAAcatttttataacatttaaaatctgaattttacatagctttttatcattaaaatataaagattattttttttaaattaacaaaataatataataaattttttaatattgattataaatgtattaaatattcatagtcaatattaaattaaaataattttttaaagagaaattattaattaaaaaataaaaaataaatttaaaattaaaacaaaaaaaaaaagactaaaaaaaaagagtttatcACAACACTTTTATGGAAATGCACAGTGATAAGAGTAGAAAGATGGAAGACCCGGAGGATTTTCGAGCCCGTGAAGGCGGCGGGAACCCAGAGGCGCGAGTTTCCTGCTTCTTTTACGAACCAACTCCAGCCATTAAGCAAATCGATGAGCCGGACCCGTCGTTATATCTCCCAACACATACAATACCTGCATTTCCATAATTTCCCATttccaaatatggaaagttattCATTTAAAGCCACAGTTCAGTGGCTTCCTCCCTCTGCAAAGCAGAGAGTAACAAGGAAAAGAACACATATTTACCCGGGACGTAACGGTGAGAGGTAAAGCCGTGTCAGGCTCGTCGGATCCCAGGTCCAGTTCCCTCTCCTCCTCTTTGTCCTGCAATTTCCATGGATACAAATAAACCGTAAACTCCGCTCTTGGGATGAAAATGTGGGATGTTATCAATCCCCAATATTCCTAGATCCTTAAAACTCGAGGGCTTCCATCTACATTAACAATGAGAATTGCATGTATGCATAGGTGCAATGATGATTTATGCTCAGAGAAAAGGGTTTTACCTGGGCCTGTAGGGTGCTGTCGATGATTGATACAGAGCTTCCCTTTTGCTGttttgacattttatttttcttgggTTGTTtcgattttatattttctttttgaaattggGATGGCGGATGGCATCCGAACTGATACCAGCAGCAGCTCGAGAGAAAAAGCAGGCACTTgctttgaaaaaattataactttataAGAAGgtgaaattcaattaaaattcgaccatataataatattaatgaattactaaataatgatgaattaaattaaattattaaagttagcataaattattaaagaatttaaaaataatatcaacCCGATTCGGTTTAACATGGCCACGGTTCGGTCACCCTGAAAAACCAATTTGAGAAAAAAAGCAGCGCTATTGCTTTTTCTGTGTGGGGTGGGCAGTTGATTTTCGGATAAAGGAAAGAATTTTTCCTTACTGTGCACAGAAACCAGGCAGGGTCCACGAGAAATCATACAAGGGGAAGAAGATGTTAAAAAGAGAGAAGGGCTTTGTTTGGTTTTGTGCATTCATGACCATCACACTGTAGAATGGTCCATTGATGGTTTGCTGGTCTTGCTTATCAATGGTGACCTTGGTTTCCTACCCAAAACAAAAATTCCCCCCTCTATTTTTTTGGGGTTATTGGAGAGGATCGGCTTTGGCTCATTATgttgttatattatttttgagcAACTACTAATATCCTTATTTACTCTCTTACATGTTAATATGATATGCGATCGAGAATAAAATtagtatatgtttatgtgaattTGGTTTCAATAATTCATTTTCTTTgcctttattcttttttttattttgtcatTTCGTGATTTGTAATTGGCACTGACATGTATAATATGATATTATACTGTTATCATGAAATTTCGTTATTGTGCAGAGCCGTAGtcaaataactatttaatttcttctaGTGCCTATATTAGCACAATACTAGACATATGTGATCTGTTGTCTTATCGATTTATAAGTTAGCTGAATTGAATCCCTTCCTATTGAGCTCCGACACACAGATCTATTGGTATGAAACTCGGGCCATGTTCATGAGAGTAGACTGACGTGCTGGGCTGTTAGAAAGCTCAGACCTGACTTTTTCTGTGTTTGAGGTCTATCGGTTATCACACGTGATCAGCGTGACTATTATTCCTATTCCTTATAAACCGGTGAAGTTTGGAACTTCCAACTGATCTTGAAATTTACCATTACCTACGAGA encodes:
- the LOC110600322 gene encoding chaperone protein ClpC, chloroplastic → MARLLVHSTNIPAIASGVKHGQSQESETSRRATTKMMCSSRSPTLVLRGFSGLRSSNSLDMLLRSGQDFHSKVGITMSRRQQKAKRFSPRAMFERFTEKAIKVIMLAQEEARRLGHNFVGTEQILLGLIGEGTGIAAKVLKSMGINLKDARVEVEKIIGRGSGFVAVEIPFTPRAKRVLELSLEEARQLGHNYIGSEHLLLGLLREGEGVAARVLENLGADTSNIRTQVIRMVGESTENIPAPVGPGGGSNKMPTLEEYGTNLTKLAEEGKLDPVVGRQPQIERVVQILGRRTKNNPCLIGEPGVGKTAIAEGLAQRIASGDVPETIERKKVITLDMGLLVAGTKYRGEFEERLKKLMEEIKQSDEIILFIDEVHTLIGAGAAEGAIDAANILKPALARGELQCIGATTLDEYRKHIEKDPALERRFQPVKVPEPSVDETIEILKGLRERYEIHHKLRYTDEALVSAAQLSYQYISDRFLPDKAIDLIDEAGSRVRLRHAQVPEEARELEKEVRQITKEKDEAVRSQDFEKAGELRDREMDLRAQIAAIVEKGKEMSKAETEAGDVGPIVTESDIQHIVSSWTGIPVEKVSTDESDRLLKMEETLHKRVIGQDEAVKAISRAIRRARVGLKNPNRPIASFIFSGPTGVGKSELAKALAAYYFGSEEAMIRLDMSEFMERHTVSKLIGSPPGYVGYTEGGQLTEAVRRRPYTVILFDEIEKAHPDVFNMMLQILEDGRLTDSKGRTVDFKNTLLIMTSNVGSSVIEKGGRRIGFDLDYDEKDSSYNRIKSLVTEELKQYFRPEFLNRLDEMIVFRQLTKLEVKEIADIMLKEVFDRLKGKDIELQVTERFRERVVEEGYNPSYGARPLRRAIMRLLEDSMAEKMLAGDIKEGDSVIVDVDSDGNVIVLNGSSGSPESLPDVLSIV
- the LOC110599805 gene encoding LOW QUALITY PROTEIN: dual specificity protein phosphatase PHS1-like (The sequence of the model RefSeq protein was modified relative to this genomic sequence to represent the inferred CDS: inserted 1 base in 1 codon; deleted 1 base in 1 codon), with the translated sequence MLVVDAESNKELEQWNEMLGNDAIKLCQENNFNTGYFEGSDDNSVVDAYELKVRLEHILERISLISDAANTEKPSLITNSLFIGGALAARSTYTLQHVGITHIMCLCANEIGQSDSQYPDLFDYQNYSICDNEDTNISSIFEEASDFIDHVESIGRRVLVHCFEGKSRSATLVLAYLTLKKNLTLLDAWNALRRVHRRAQPNDGFXRILLDLDRKLHGKVSMEWQQRKPTMKVCPICGRNAGLSSSSLKLHLQKSHKRLSSGSVDSAMRMEIQNALDALKRTRVGSASPTPSSSVME